The following coding sequences lie in one Mycobacterium sp. DL440 genomic window:
- a CDS encoding cell division protein FtsQ/DivIB: MNETGPGGPDEAAEETAAVESGPVQEEPGPAESGESAAESGEPAGGADVPPAAGPNSPPAAGPNSPPAAEADYEGPRRRARREREERRVARDRAVAIEHARREAKRKVNGQPSDAPNAVARGTIRGLKVLLWSALVSVVAVALGLVLYFTPAMSARNVVVNGVAAVPQEQVLAAAAVAPGTPLLQIDTDAIAERVAMIRRVATARVQREYPSTLRITVVERVPVVVKDYPDGPHLFDRDGVDFATEPPPPTLPYLDADNPGPADPATKAALEVMLALPPDVVAQVGRIAAPSVASIALTLADGRVVVWGTNDRTDEKALKLAALLTQPGHTYDVSSPDLPTVK, encoded by the coding sequence GTGAACGAGACGGGCCCCGGCGGTCCCGACGAGGCCGCCGAGGAAACTGCTGCGGTGGAATCCGGCCCGGTTCAAGAGGAACCCGGTCCGGCTGAGTCCGGCGAGAGCGCGGCTGAGTCCGGGGAGCCCGCGGGAGGGGCTGATGTGCCGCCCGCGGCGGGGCCTAATTCGCCGCCCGCGGCAGGGCCTAATTCGCCGCCCGCGGCGGAAGCCGACTATGAGGGCCCCCGCCGCCGCGCCCGCCGCGAACGCGAGGAGCGCCGGGTTGCGCGGGACCGGGCCGTGGCGATCGAGCATGCTCGCCGCGAGGCCAAGCGCAAGGTGAACGGGCAGCCCTCGGACGCTCCGAATGCGGTGGCCCGCGGCACTATTCGTGGTCTGAAGGTGCTGCTCTGGTCCGCATTGGTCAGTGTGGTCGCAGTGGCCCTGGGTCTGGTTCTGTACTTCACACCGGCGATGTCGGCGCGCAATGTGGTGGTCAACGGCGTGGCCGCTGTGCCGCAGGAGCAGGTGCTGGCGGCCGCCGCGGTGGCACCCGGCACGCCGCTGTTGCAGATCGACACGGACGCGATCGCCGAGCGGGTGGCCATGATCCGGCGTGTCGCCACCGCCCGGGTGCAGCGCGAATATCCGTCGACCCTGCGGATCACGGTGGTCGAGCGGGTGCCGGTGGTGGTCAAGGACTATCCCGACGGTCCGCATCTGTTCGACCGCGACGGTGTCGATTTCGCCACCGAACCGCCGCCGCCGACGTTGCCGTATCTGGATGCCGACAATCCGGGCCCGGCCGATCCGGCCACCAAGGCTGCGCTCGAGGTGATGTTGGCCCTGCCGCCGGATGTGGTGGCACAGGTGGGCCGGATCGCGGCCCCCTCGGTGGCCTCGATCGCGCTGACGCTGGCCGATGGCCGAGTGGTGGTGTGGGGGACCAACGATCGGACCGATGAGAAGGCGCTGAAGCTGGCCGCCCTGCTGACCCAGCCGGGGCATACGTACGACGTGTCCAGCCCAGATCTGCCCACTGTCAAGTAG